The region ATACTAGCACGGTCTAATTTGATCGTTGGCTTTTTTACTGTTATATTGCAAAGTGATTTGGTGCCATTTGCACTTACTGTTATTGTTGTAGTTCCTGGTTTCATGGCAGTTATTAAACCAGTGTCATCAACGATTGCTACTGATTTTTTACTACTTTTATAAGTGACAAAAGATCCGTCTGAGGTTGTTGCACTTAAACGAAAAGTCTCTCCGTTTTCAAGGGAGACTTTTTGAGAGTTTAGAGCTATTTTTGTCTCTTTCACAGTAATTTGACAGGTTGCATTTTCTTTACCTACGGTTACTGTGATTTTGGCGGTACCAGGTTTTTTCGCTACAACTTTTCCAAGAGCGCTGACTGTAGCAACCTTTGTGTTACTGCTTTTAAATTGTGGAATGTTAATTGTGCTCGCGAGCGGAATTAGCTGATAATCCTCACCAATATTTAAAGAGACGTCTTGCCTAAGCATTATGATAAAAGATGAGGCAGATGCCTGATTGGGAAGGATTGGAGTTGTACAGGTGAAAATTAAGATAAGAGATAAGAAAAATACTTTAAATTTTTTTGCTGTCATAAATATCCTCCATAAGAAATGGAGAATAATGCAATTTAAGAAATGCAAACCTAAAAATAATGTAGCATAAAGCGAGCTATATGTCAAATTATGTATTTAAATACTATAATATTTAACATAATGAATAGAAGTTGGTAGTAAAAAAGTTGGTAGTAAAAAAGATGGTAGTAAAAAGAAGATAGTAAAAAGAAGGTAGTAAAAAGAAGGTAGTAAAAATATGGTAGCAATAAGAAGATAGTAAAAAGAAGATAGTAAAAGTAGATAGAAAAAGAAGGTAGACAAAGAAGAATAGGTTGGCAGAATTAGATAGGAAGAATAGGTATCATATTCATAAAATGATTCGCATAAAATATAAAATAGTGAAGTATGGGATGGGATGTAGATGCCGGAGGTCCGTAGGAGTATGTATGAATGGGAAGAACAACGTAAGGTGTATAATCCACAGGATGCTTCAAACGACAAGAAGCCAATAAATCAGTATTTCCTCGCATCTACGGATTATTTAAATTTTGCTAAGGATGGATTAGGAGAAGTAAGAATCTATAATCCAAGCCATTCCAATA is a window of Lachnoclostridium phytofermentans ISDg DNA encoding:
- a CDS encoding Ig-like domain-containing protein — encoded protein: MTAKKFKVFFLSLILIFTCTTPILPNQASASSFIIMLRQDVSLNIGEDYQLIPLASTINIPQFKSSNTKVATVSALGKVVAKKPGTAKITVTVGKENATCQITVKETKIALNSQKVSLENGETFRLSATTSDGSFVTYKSSKKSVAIVDDTGLITAMKPGTTTITVSANGTKSLCNITVKKPTIKLDRASIKVFRGQSYTLTASVSSRIPPTYKSNKKSVAIVDSNGTITAMKHGDATITATVDGVSTTCIVTVKQPEISLNQYEIHMKKGERKTLYATVSSGNTPVFTTSNSNVITVDKSGKISAIKKGTAYVYCQEDGVKVKCKVIVSE